The Rhizobium sp. BG4 genome has a window encoding:
- a CDS encoding ISNCY family transposase: MGLIAMSERDLQRIEILSKVAAGRMTTVSAAHVLDLSERQVRRLLERIRIGGAASIRHKAIGRPSNNRISDGVRDYAMTLVRERYADFGPTLATEKLAERDGLRVSRETVRGWMSEAGLWLSRKQRRTFHQPRLRREAYGELVQIDGSEHRWFEDRGPPCSLLVFVDDATGRLMQLRFVRSESAFTYFEALELYLHRHGAPIAFYSDKHSVFRVAKKDAKGGQGMTQFGRALCELNIEILCANSSQAKGRVERMNRTLQDRLVKELRLCGIDSMEAGNAFLPDFMEDYNARFAVTPARSDDLHRPLNLAPDRLTEILCKREQRYVGSQLTFSFERQRIMLEETDVTRGLVGRYVETYAYADGRLDVRWKGYSLPYTVFDKDQRVTHAAITENKRLGDVLAYIKERQEQQDKPKVKSSSDKNGYVKRARGPGRRKDFMNDPAVIARRQKALSRQQAAE; this comes from the coding sequence ATGGGATTGATAGCGATGAGCGAGCGCGATCTGCAGCGGATTGAGATTTTATCGAAGGTGGCCGCTGGCCGGATGACGACGGTGTCAGCGGCGCATGTGCTTGACCTGAGCGAGCGCCAGGTGCGCCGACTTCTGGAACGGATACGGATTGGCGGCGCGGCATCGATCCGCCACAAGGCGATTGGCCGGCCATCGAACAACCGGATCAGCGACGGCGTTCGGGACTATGCGATGACGCTGGTTCGCGAACGTTATGCGGATTTCGGCCCGACGTTGGCGACGGAGAAGTTGGCTGAGCGCGATGGCTTGCGGGTGTCACGCGAGACGGTGCGCGGTTGGATGTCCGAGGCCGGACTGTGGCTGTCGCGCAAGCAGCGCCGGACGTTTCACCAGCCGCGGCTTCGACGCGAGGCTTATGGCGAGTTGGTGCAGATCGACGGATCGGAGCATCGCTGGTTCGAGGATCGCGGGCCGCCTTGCTCGCTGCTGGTGTTTGTCGACGATGCGACCGGCAGGCTGATGCAGCTGCGTTTCGTGCGCTCGGAAAGTGCCTTCACCTACTTCGAGGCGCTGGAACTCTATCTCCACCGTCACGGCGCGCCGATTGCCTTTTATTCGGACAAGCATTCGGTGTTCCGGGTGGCGAAGAAGGATGCCAAAGGTGGCCAGGGCATGACCCAGTTCGGGCGTGCACTTTGCGAGTTAAACATCGAGATTCTATGCGCAAATTCGAGCCAGGCCAAGGGTCGTGTCGAACGCATGAACCGGACGCTGCAGGACCGCCTGGTCAAGGAGCTCAGGCTTTGCGGCATCGACAGCATGGAGGCCGGCAACGCGTTTTTGCCGGACTTCATGGAGGACTACAATGCGCGTTTTGCGGTTACCCCTGCCCGGTCTGATGATCTGCATCGGCCGCTGAATCTGGCGCCAGATCGGTTGACGGAGATCCTGTGCAAACGCGAGCAGCGCTATGTTGGATCGCAGCTGACGTTTTCGTTCGAGCGCCAGCGGATCATGCTGGAGGAGACCGATGTGACGCGTGGGCTGGTGGGGCGCTATGTCGAGACCTATGCCTATGCCGACGGTCGTCTGGATGTGCGGTGGAAAGGCTACTCCCTGCCCTACACGGTGTTCGACAAGGACCAGCGGGTGACGCATGCCGCGATCACCGAGAACAAGCGGTTGGGTGATGTTCTGGCCTATATCAAGGAGCGCCAGGAGCAGCAGGACAAGCCGAAGGTGAAGAGCAGCAGTGACAAGAATGGCTACGTCAAACGGGCTCGCGGACCTGGCCGGCGGAAGGATTTCATGAACGATCCGGCAGTGATCGCACGGCGCCAGAAAGCATTGTCGCGACAGCAGGCTGCGGAGTGA
- a CDS encoding GNAT family N-acetyltransferase, whose translation MTSSQIGVIVRPATKADADTLGAYGAQLVALHHDWDPSRFISAGEKTPAMYADYLKRQIDRQGVLVLVAEAAGQIVGYVFAGLEGPDYMALRGAAGVIHDIFVEHASRRRGAGRALLLAAVEELRRLGAGQVILSTAFRNVAGQALFDAAGFRPTMIEMTLSSK comes from the coding sequence ATGACTTCAAGCCAAATCGGTGTAATTGTTAGACCTGCGACCAAGGCCGATGCCGACACTCTGGGCGCTTACGGCGCGCAGCTCGTTGCGCTCCACCACGACTGGGATCCCTCGCGCTTCATATCGGCGGGCGAGAAGACGCCTGCAATGTACGCCGACTACCTCAAGAGGCAGATAGACCGGCAGGGCGTGCTCGTACTGGTCGCGGAGGCCGCGGGACAGATCGTCGGCTACGTGTTCGCTGGACTGGAGGGGCCGGACTACATGGCGCTCCGGGGGGCGGCAGGCGTGATCCATGATATCTTCGTGGAACATGCCAGTCGAAGACGCGGCGCGGGGCGAGCGCTCCTGCTCGCCGCAGTCGAGGAACTGCGGCGCCTCGGAGCAGGGCAGGTCATACTCTCGACAGCCTTCCGAAATGTCGCCGGACAGGCGCTTTTCGATGCGGCGGGCTTCAGGCCGACCATGATCGAGATGACGCTCTCCTCGAAATGA
- a CDS encoding transposase — protein sequence MTTARDDLAKSEAILVAAIEVNVPDLVVARTVIGDFQSMIRSKTARKLDEWLEAARSSLVGSFAAGIGKDLDAVRNAIISPWSNGQTEGQITRLMLIKRQMYGRAKLDLLQARLIGAS from the coding sequence ATGACCACCGCGCGCGATGACCTTGCAAAGTCCGAAGCGATCCTCGTCGCGGCGATCGAAGTGAACGTCCCGGACCTTGTGGTTGCCCGCACGGTCATCGGGGACTTCCAGTCCATGATCCGCTCGAAGACTGCGCGTAAGCTGGACGAATGGCTGGAAGCTGCCAGGAGCAGCTTGGTCGGATCGTTTGCCGCGGGCATTGGAAAGGACCTCGATGCCGTCAGAAATGCAATTATCTCACCTTGGTCGAACGGCCAAACAGAAGGTCAGATCACACGCTTGATGCTCATCAAGCGCCAGATGTACGGAAGAGCAAAACTCGATCTGCTGCAGGCGCGGTTGATAGGCGCGTCGTAG
- a CDS encoding transglutaminase family protein → MTVRYTLGCDLSYEVKSPTVFIFNLEVARLVRHHDLVERLVITPDHERRIHVVPDIRNRYFSIEAQPGPLNVRYKADISLDVFRADPNTIDEVPLNAIPLDIMPFLLPSRFVPSDRLAAFAQREFGEQPMGHRRVTAICNWIYDNIDYQRGASNEQTTATESLIKRAGVCRDFSHIGTAFCRALNIPARYVSCYAYGLEPRDFHAVFEAYLGGRWWLFDATRQANLDGLVRIGVGRDAAEIAFASPFGEMEAGPVVITIEHADGTPELPGRTTDAISTEEPAPNAGAN, encoded by the coding sequence ATGACCGTACGCTATACGCTTGGCTGCGACCTTTCCTATGAGGTGAAGTCGCCAACGGTCTTCATCTTTAACTTGGAAGTCGCCAGGCTCGTGCGCCACCACGATCTGGTGGAACGCCTGGTGATCACCCCCGATCATGAGCGGCGGATTCACGTCGTTCCGGACATCCGCAATCGATATTTCAGTATCGAGGCGCAGCCTGGCCCGCTCAACGTACGGTATAAAGCCGACATCTCGCTGGACGTCTTTCGTGCGGACCCGAACACCATAGACGAAGTGCCATTGAATGCTATCCCGCTCGATATCATGCCTTTCCTGTTGCCCTCACGCTTCGTCCCTTCCGATAGGCTTGCGGCATTCGCCCAAAGGGAGTTTGGCGAACAGCCCATGGGGCATCGGCGGGTGACCGCGATATGCAACTGGATCTACGACAATATCGACTATCAGCGCGGCGCCTCGAACGAACAGACGACCGCGACGGAGAGTCTCATCAAGCGGGCCGGTGTCTGTCGCGACTTCTCTCATATCGGCACTGCATTCTGCCGCGCGCTCAACATCCCCGCGCGGTATGTATCCTGCTACGCCTACGGACTCGAGCCACGGGACTTCCATGCCGTCTTCGAGGCTTACCTTGGCGGCCGGTGGTGGCTTTTCGACGCTACTCGGCAGGCAAATCTCGATGGTCTTGTTCGTATCGGCGTCGGCCGAGACGCGGCCGAGATCGCGTTCGCGTCTCCGTTCGGTGAGATGGAGGCGGGACCAGTCGTGATCACTATCGAGCATGCGGACGGCACGCCCGAACTTCCGGGACGGACGACGGACGCTATTTCGACCGAAGAGCCCGCGCCGAACGCAGGAGCGAATTGA
- a CDS encoding nucleotidyl transferase AbiEii/AbiGii toxin family protein, producing MALTLIQKEIMASIAGNRSDTSYVAGGLVLNMDWPRMSDDIDIFHDTDEEIGVSADTDIAKLEADGFKVSIEVNVYGCVEASVIRDGERTLVQWMSETRTRFFPLVRDDEWGSRLHPSDLAVNKVIAASTRTKARDYVDLLMIENHMCPLGPVIMAAAGKPPYFSPLRIVDEIRRKALSVTNEDYTTVRGLPSDWTAAMIRDELIIALDHAENYLRNAPPELVGILAIDISGVPLEVYDLSAPGVGYRKATSEPEVIPDLPEAGSRWGDLA from the coding sequence ATGGCACTAACGCTGATCCAGAAAGAAATCATGGCCTCCATCGCCGGAAACAGGTCTGACACCAGTTACGTTGCTGGCGGCTTGGTTTTGAACATGGATTGGCCACGGATGTCCGATGACATTGACATCTTTCATGATACCGACGAGGAAATTGGTGTCTCGGCGGATACTGATATCGCGAAATTAGAGGCTGACGGTTTCAAAGTATCGATTGAAGTCAACGTTTACGGTTGCGTTGAGGCAAGTGTAATTCGCGACGGAGAACGCACCCTTGTTCAATGGATGAGCGAGACCCGGACACGCTTCTTCCCACTGGTCAGGGATGATGAGTGGGGATCGCGCCTACACCCGTCCGATCTTGCAGTGAACAAGGTGATTGCCGCGTCTACGCGGACGAAGGCTCGGGACTATGTCGATCTGCTGATGATCGAAAACCACATGTGCCCGTTGGGGCCAGTAATTATGGCCGCAGCAGGTAAGCCTCCCTACTTCTCGCCACTGCGTATCGTTGATGAGATTCGTCGTAAAGCGTTGTCCGTCACGAATGAGGACTACACGACGGTTCGCGGCCTACCTTCTGATTGGACTGCCGCAATGATCCGCGACGAGCTTATTATTGCTCTTGATCACGCAGAGAACTACCTGCGCAATGCGCCCCCAGAACTCGTAGGGATTTTGGCCATAGACATTTCCGGCGTTCCGTTGGAGGTCTATGACCTTAGCGCCCCTGGGGTCGGGTATCGAAAAGCGACTTCCGAGCCTGAAGTGATACCAGATTTGCCTGAAGCGGGCAGTCGCTGGGGGGATCTAGCCTAA
- a CDS encoding alpha/beta hydrolase produces MFKEVFTAAALTVGLAFGAHAADKPTVVLVHGAFADASSWNGVITRLEKDGYPVVAVANPLRSVKGDGDYVRKVLAGLKTNVVLVGHSYGGSVINEAAKGSSNVKSLVFVAAFAPDVGETALALSGKFPGSTLAPTLAEPVSLDDGSKDLYIQQDKFHDQFAADVSASEGKLMAATQRPIADKALGEASTVASWQTVPSWFVYGDADKNVPPEALGWMAERAHSKETVVVKGASHVVMVSHPEKVAKVIEDAAAGK; encoded by the coding sequence ATGTTCAAAGAAGTTTTCACCGCAGCAGCATTGACCGTTGGCTTGGCGTTTGGTGCCCATGCTGCAGATAAGCCCACGGTGGTGCTAGTCCACGGAGCGTTTGCTGACGCCTCTAGCTGGAATGGAGTGATCACTCGGTTGGAGAAGGACGGGTATCCCGTTGTTGCAGTCGCCAATCCGTTGAGAAGCGTGAAGGGCGACGGCGATTACGTCCGCAAGGTACTGGCAGGCCTTAAGACCAACGTGGTTCTCGTAGGCCACTCATACGGTGGGTCGGTCATCAACGAGGCAGCCAAGGGCAGCTCAAACGTGAAGTCATTGGTCTTCGTCGCCGCATTTGCGCCTGACGTTGGCGAAACAGCACTCGCTCTTTCGGGGAAGTTCCCCGGTAGCACGCTGGCACCGACACTCGCAGAGCCCGTTTCCCTGGATGATGGATCGAAAGATCTCTACATCCAGCAGGATAAGTTTCACGACCAGTTTGCCGCTGATGTCTCGGCAAGTGAAGGTAAACTGATGGCTGCTACCCAGCGACCGATCGCCGACAAGGCACTCGGCGAGGCTTCGACTGTCGCAAGCTGGCAGACGGTCCCCTCCTGGTTTGTATATGGTGACGCGGACAAGAACGTCCCACCTGAGGCGCTGGGCTGGATGGCAGAACGAGCTCACTCCAAAGAGACGGTCGTGGTGAAGGGCGCGTCCCATGTCGTAATGGTCTCCCACCCTGAGAAGGTAGCGAAAGTCATCGAAGACGCAGCCGCTGGTAAGTGA
- a CDS encoding GNAT family N-acetyltransferase: MPDRNGIIFRESSEADDHIVGELLVRLFDYQNSRLMPDVVTTEDRRRDLRNQQAKRSVATVLVGLIDKMIVGTVTLYPPGADGNEAWRRDAVDLRYLAIHQRFIGQGLSAAFLDEVRRRAVAADAPAICLHIRRGAAGLSRLYQRHGFVRDQRGDIDLRPVIFLEGYVLELNQ; the protein is encoded by the coding sequence ATGCCTGATCGCAACGGTATCATTTTCCGAGAGAGCTCGGAAGCTGACGACCACATCGTCGGAGAACTTCTCGTCCGGTTATTCGACTACCAGAATTCCCGCCTTATGCCCGACGTCGTGACGACCGAAGATCGTCGGCGAGATCTGCGAAACCAGCAGGCCAAGCGATCAGTAGCAACCGTTCTGGTCGGGTTGATTGACAAAATGATTGTGGGGACCGTAACTCTGTACCCGCCGGGCGCGGACGGCAACGAAGCATGGCGGCGCGACGCCGTCGACCTCAGATATCTTGCAATCCATCAAAGGTTCATTGGCCAGGGTCTGTCAGCGGCGTTTCTTGACGAAGTTCGTCGGCGGGCAGTTGCCGCTGACGCCCCGGCTATATGTCTCCACATCAGGCGTGGCGCCGCCGGACTCAGCCGTCTTTACCAGCGGCACGGCTTTGTGCGTGACCAGCGTGGCGACATAGACTTGCGTCCAGTCATCTTCCTTGAGGGCTACGTCTTAGAACTGAACCAGTAA
- a CDS encoding IS30 family transposase, with amino-acid sequence MNRIYSHLDLDERRKIARWRMAGLGIGIIAEKLGRHRSTIFREIKRNMFVDKVVPDLNGYYCVTAHDMACERRAKLRKLVRFSHVRQSVIDRIMHGWSPQQIAGRMRLERHPISVSHETIYKFAYSSDGQAIKLWRHLPEHRARRRPRHARRKHGQRFSPELNILRRPNVVADRKQFGHWECDLIQFRKKFGKANVTSLVERVSRFAIFLRNNDRQSRPVMNGLVQALQALPHLARRSITFNRGTEFTDWPYLQASIGTQTWFCDPQSPWQKGTVENTNGRVRKWLSREVDPLSVTDADLIDICNRLNSTPRKCLGFQTPAEVFRKKLLAQIRHAG; translated from the coding sequence ATGAACCGTATCTACTCCCATCTCGACTTGGATGAACGACGCAAGATCGCCCGCTGGCGGATGGCTGGGCTTGGCATTGGGATTATAGCTGAGAAGCTTGGCCGACATCGTTCGACAATCTTTCGGGAGATCAAGCGCAACATGTTCGTCGACAAGGTCGTACCGGATCTCAACGGCTACTACTGTGTGACGGCGCATGACATGGCTTGCGAACGGCGTGCAAAACTGCGGAAGCTGGTACGCTTCTCGCATGTCCGGCAGTCCGTCATTGACAGGATCATGCACGGCTGGTCGCCGCAACAGATTGCCGGCCGGATGCGCCTGGAGCGGCATCCGATCTCGGTCAGCCACGAAACGATCTACAAGTTCGCATACTCGTCTGATGGCCAAGCGATCAAGCTGTGGCGACACCTGCCGGAGCATCGGGCTCGGCGGCGACCGCGGCATGCAAGACGCAAGCATGGCCAACGGTTTAGTCCGGAACTCAACATCCTACGCCGCCCGAATGTCGTGGCCGATCGCAAGCAGTTTGGGCATTGGGAATGCGATCTCATTCAGTTCCGAAAGAAGTTTGGAAAGGCCAACGTAACGTCACTCGTTGAACGGGTCAGCCGCTTTGCGATCTTTCTGCGCAACAATGATCGGCAGTCTCGACCGGTCATGAACGGCCTTGTGCAGGCGCTGCAGGCCCTGCCCCACCTCGCCCGTCGTTCCATCACCTTTAACCGTGGCACGGAGTTTACCGACTGGCCTTACCTCCAAGCGAGCATCGGCACCCAGACCTGGTTCTGCGACCCGCAATCGCCATGGCAAAAAGGAACCGTCGAAAACACCAACGGCCGAGTACGGAAATGGCTTTCGAGAGAGGTCGATCCCTTGTCGGTAACCGACGCAGATCTGATCGACATCTGCAATCGGCTCAACAGCACGCCGCGAAAGTGCCTTGGCTTTCAAACGCCAGCCGAGGTCTTCCGTAAAAAACTGCTCGCGCAGATCAGGCACGCCGGATAA